A window from Sulfurovum sp. TSL1 encodes these proteins:
- a CDS encoding CvpA family protein translates to MDFSMESFSMMDFNYFDVTISAIILILGIKGFMQGFIKELFGLLGLVGGVYFASRLSDKAATFIDTNFLPLENASLLKLIGFLAILIIIWVSATILGTIFSKLTSESGLGFLNRLFGFIAGGGKYFLIFALIVTALSNVTLIKDNLEKYINDSVLYPYLRATGSYLINLDTSDLGLTVSDTKEVAAPVEMNVSVETNASIIETNSTNTTIENQGSI, encoded by the coding sequence ATGGATTTTTCAATGGAAAGTTTTTCAATGATGGACTTTAATTACTTTGATGTCACCATCTCAGCCATTATACTGATACTGGGGATCAAAGGTTTTATGCAGGGTTTTATCAAAGAACTATTCGGTCTTTTAGGTCTGGTAGGCGGGGTCTACTTCGCCTCCAGACTTTCTGATAAAGCTGCAACATTTATTGATACGAACTTTTTACCTTTAGAGAATGCATCCCTCCTTAAACTTATCGGTTTCCTTGCCATTTTGATCATTATTTGGGTGAGTGCTACCATTCTTGGTACGATATTTTCCAAACTGACCAGTGAAAGCGGTTTAGGTTTTCTCAATCGTCTTTTTGGTTTTATCGCAGGAGGGGGGAAGTATTTCCTTATTTTTGCGTTGATCGTCACTGCGTTATCCAATGTCACACTGATCAAAGATAATTTGGAAAAGTACATCAATGATTCTGTACTCTATCCGTATCTCAGGGCCACAGGTTCGTACCTTATCAACCTGGATACCTCTGATCTGGGGCTGACTGTTTCTGATACAAAAGAGGTCGCTGCTCCGGTCGAAATGAATGTTTCAGTTGAGACAAACGCTTCGATCATCGAAACCAATAGTACGAATACTACTATAGAAAACCAAGGGTCCATATGA
- a CDS encoding type IV pilus twitching motility protein PilT — MAAFDIKKLLQSVVTHGASDLHLVSRTEPQIRLDGVLKPVNLPVLTGDDIEEMCYSLITEKQKQQFEEYDELDFALLLPGIGRFRANYYRTLGDTAAAFRIIPIDVPSLDDLGAPEVYKSLIKREKGLILVTGPTGSGKSTTLAAMLNEINLNEQKHIVTVEDPVEFIHQNKKSVFSHRGVGEDTASFATALKYAMRQDPDIILIGEMRDKETIEAGLTAAETGHLVFGTLHTSSAPGTINRIIDVFTGDEQPQIRAMIASSLVAVIAQALLPKLGGGRVAASEILVTNHAISNLIREDKVHQIYSQMQLGQGDTGMQTQTQALLKFLKDGKISRDVAIQYANRPAELSGKI, encoded by the coding sequence ATGGCTGCTTTTGATATCAAGAAACTGCTTCAAAGTGTTGTTACACATGGTGCATCGGACCTCCACCTCGTAAGTCGTACCGAACCACAGATAAGACTCGATGGTGTACTTAAACCCGTTAACCTTCCTGTACTGACAGGGGATGACATTGAGGAGATGTGTTACTCGCTTATCACAGAGAAACAGAAACAACAATTTGAAGAGTATGATGAACTTGACTTTGCACTCTTGCTTCCTGGTATCGGACGGTTCAGGGCAAACTACTATCGTACCTTGGGGGACACTGCTGCTGCCTTCAGGATCATTCCTATTGATGTGCCTTCACTGGATGACCTGGGTGCGCCTGAAGTCTATAAAAGTCTTATCAAGAGAGAAAAAGGGCTTATTTTGGTCACAGGGCCAACAGGTTCCGGTAAATCGACCACACTCGCCGCTATGCTCAATGAGATAAACCTTAATGAACAAAAACACATCGTCACTGTGGAAGATCCAGTGGAATTTATCCACCAGAATAAAAAATCTGTCTTCTCTCACAGAGGTGTCGGTGAAGATACTGCCTCTTTTGCCACAGCCCTAAAATATGCCATGCGTCAAGACCCTGACATCATACTGATCGGGGAGATGAGAGATAAGGAAACCATAGAAGCAGGGCTTACTGCCGCTGAAACAGGTCACCTTGTATTCGGTACCCTGCATACCTCTTCGGCACCGGGAACCATTAACCGTATCATCGATGTATTTACAGGGGATGAACAACCGCAGATCAGAGCGATGATCGCCTCTTCACTGGTTGCGGTTATCGCACAGGCGCTTCTTCCTAAGTTGGGAGGAGGCCGTGTCGCTGCTTCTGAGATCCTGGTCACTAATCATGCGATTTCAAACCTCATTCGTGAAGATAAAGTACACCAGATCTATTCACAAATGCAATTGGGTCAAGGTGATACAGGTATGCAAACGCAAACTCAGGCACTGCTTAAATTCCTCAAAGACGGGAAGATAAGCCGTGATGTTGCTATACAGTATGCCAACAGGCCAGCTGAACTTTCTGGAAAAATATGA
- a CDS encoding arsenate reductase family protein codes for MLKIYGIKNCDSVRKAIKYLKSHEIAYEFIDFRETPVDGETIASWLEYTDIKTLFNTRGTTYRTLKLKELDLSDEDKQQWLAKENMLIKRPVIELDNQVIVGYNESQYLKIIH; via the coding sequence ATGCTGAAGATCTATGGTATAAAAAATTGTGACAGTGTCAGAAAAGCGATAAAATATCTTAAATCCCATGAGATAGCCTACGAGTTCATAGATTTCCGTGAAACGCCGGTGGACGGGGAGACGATCGCTTCATGGTTAGAATATACCGATATCAAGACCCTCTTCAATACCAGAGGTACGACCTACCGCACCCTAAAACTGAAAGAGCTTGATCTGTCTGACGAAGATAAACAGCAATGGCTTGCAAAAGAGAATATGCTTATCAAACGTCCCGTTATCGAGCTTGATAACCAGGTGATAGTTGGGTATAATGAGTCTCAATATCTAAAAATCATACATTAA
- the gatC gene encoding Asp-tRNA(Asn)/Glu-tRNA(Gln) amidotransferase subunit GatC: protein MHIDHTVLEKLEKLSHLRIDDSKKEAVIEQLSGILTYVDNLNELDTEGLDASFSTLEGGTPLRADSPREADDIAKDILSHAPQAQDDFFIVPAIIE from the coding sequence ATGCACATAGATCACACTGTTTTAGAGAAACTTGAAAAACTTTCACACCTAAGGATCGACGATTCTAAAAAAGAGGCGGTGATCGAACAACTCTCAGGTATCCTCACTTATGTGGATAATCTCAATGAACTTGATACAGAAGGCCTGGATGCTTCATTTTCAACGCTCGAAGGGGGAACACCTTTAAGAGCCGATAGTCCCAGAGAAGCCGATGATATTGCAAAAGATATACTCTCTCATGCCCCTCAGGCACAAGACGACTTTTTCATCGTACCAGCGATCATCGAATAA
- a CDS encoding ferredoxin-thioredoxin reductase catalytic domain-containing protein, translating to MQQLDMNSEEFKAEMVKTKQFTDKVCESKGWVYNSNEEVNEAIIMGLSRHKLLYGKRFCPCFMVEPDESKPGKFKSVDDRICPCKPAIEKELPEDGICHCQIFCTPEYREANS from the coding sequence ATGCAACAATTAGATATGAACTCAGAAGAATTTAAAGCAGAAATGGTGAAGACAAAACAGTTTACAGATAAAGTATGTGAAAGTAAAGGTTGGGTCTATAACAGCAATGAAGAGGTTAATGAAGCCATCATCATGGGGCTTTCACGTCACAAATTACTTTATGGTAAAAGATTCTGTCCCTGTTTCATGGTTGAACCGGATGAGTCAAAGCCAGGTAAGTTCAAAAGTGTTGATGACAGGATCTGCCCGTGTAAACCTGCGATAGAAAAAGAGCTTCCTGAAGATGGTATCTGCCATTGTCAGATCTTCTGTACTCCTGAGTACCGCGAAGCAAATAGTTAA
- a CDS encoding rhodanese-like domain-containing protein yields MQELLEKDDINSEELEILLEARDEGKVDFLLVDVREEMEYEMGHIKGVDMLKPTTAFQQWAQELFDETKEKKVIFTCRTGSRSGQVQHVFKQHGHTGVLNHFGGIVTYHGEIEK; encoded by the coding sequence ATGCAAGAGTTACTTGAAAAAGATGATATCAATTCGGAAGAGTTGGAAATTTTATTAGAAGCACGGGATGAAGGGAAAGTAGATTTCCTTTTGGTCGATGTAAGAGAAGAGATGGAGTATGAGATGGGCCACATTAAAGGTGTGGACATGCTTAAACCTACGACTGCTTTTCAACAATGGGCACAAGAGCTTTTTGATGAGACCAAAGAGAAGAAAGTCATCTTTACCTGTCGTACAGGCAGCAGAAGCGGGCAGGTACAACATGTATTCAAGCAACATGGGCATACAGGCGTATTGAACCATTTTGGCGGTATTGTGACCTACCATGGTGAAATAGAAAAATAA
- a CDS encoding YqiA/YcfP family alpha/beta fold hydrolase has product MSKILYLHGFASCGEGNKSSLLKSYFGADNVIAPDLPPSPIDALALAEEILGSANIDTLIGSSLGGYYATVLAEKYRMKAILLNPSTRPWETLAAYTGWQKRFCDEEIFEFKPVYLEQLKMLQTAPDKGKYLLLLQSGDEVLDYAKAQSLYKKHKVIVEYGGNHRFENLDEYLSMVEKFIKNESE; this is encoded by the coding sequence ATGTCTAAAATCCTCTATCTTCACGGTTTCGCATCTTGCGGAGAAGGGAATAAATCTTCACTCCTTAAATCCTATTTTGGTGCAGACAATGTCATCGCACCGGATCTTCCGCCTTCTCCTATCGATGCTCTGGCATTGGCCGAAGAGATCTTAGGCTCTGCAAACATTGATACCTTGATAGGTTCATCGTTAGGCGGATATTATGCAACCGTTTTGGCTGAAAAATACCGCATGAAAGCCATACTGCTTAACCCGTCGACCCGGCCATGGGAAACTTTGGCTGCCTATACAGGGTGGCAAAAACGTTTTTGTGATGAAGAGATATTTGAATTCAAACCGGTCTATCTCGAACAACTCAAAATGTTACAGACAGCTCCGGATAAAGGAAAATATCTACTGCTTTTGCAAAGTGGAGATGAAGTATTGGATTATGCAAAAGCACAATCTCTTTATAAGAAACACAAAGTGATCGTTGAGTATGGCGGGAATCACCGTTTTGAAAACCTGGATGAGTATCTCTCCATGGTAGAAAAATTTATAAAAAATGAGTCTGAATGA
- the dapE gene encoding succinyl-diaminopimelate desuccinylase produces MNVVDLLLKLLSFESLTPDDAGSLKFIEAYLDEYEAIYVNKEGVKNLMLSKKFSEGPHLCFAGHVDVVPAGDKWDTNPFVPVIKEGNIYARGAQDMKSGVAAFVQACKESEHFEGTLSVLLTSDEEGEGKYGTAVMLEHLREIDFLPDYCIVAEPTCERVFGDAIKIGRRGSINGYLTLNGKQGHAAYPEKAINPVHQIATILDKIAGIDLDQGDDDFAPSKMVITDIRAGMEVTNVTPGTLKMMFNVRNSTKTTQQEVKLHIDKCFDGLDYSLELTQGSYPFVTKRDSKIVQKLTSSIKNITGVETKFSTAGGTSDARFMGAYGIDVVEFGVINDTIHAPNERTSIKEVEALCAVFKDTVKHFNEGSI; encoded by the coding sequence ATGAATGTAGTTGATCTATTGCTAAAACTGTTGAGTTTTGAATCTTTAACACCTGATGATGCAGGATCGTTAAAATTCATTGAAGCGTATCTTGATGAGTATGAAGCGATCTATGTAAACAAAGAGGGTGTGAAAAATCTCATGTTGAGTAAAAAGTTCTCAGAAGGGCCGCATCTTTGTTTTGCCGGGCATGTAGATGTCGTTCCTGCGGGAGATAAGTGGGATACAAACCCTTTTGTTCCCGTGATCAAAGAGGGCAATATCTATGCCCGTGGGGCACAAGATATGAAAAGCGGAGTGGCCGCTTTTGTACAAGCCTGTAAAGAGAGTGAACATTTTGAAGGTACGCTCTCCGTACTGCTTACCTCCGATGAAGAAGGTGAGGGAAAATACGGTACGGCAGTGATGCTTGAGCACCTCAGAGAGATAGACTTTTTGCCGGATTACTGTATTGTTGCAGAACCGACGTGCGAGCGTGTCTTTGGAGATGCGATCAAGATAGGCAGACGTGGCTCGATCAATGGATATTTGACGTTGAACGGCAAGCAGGGGCATGCTGCGTATCCTGAGAAAGCGATCAACCCGGTCCATCAGATAGCCACGATTCTAGATAAGATCGCGGGGATAGATCTGGATCAAGGGGATGATGATTTCGCACCGAGCAAAATGGTGATCACGGATATCCGTGCAGGTATGGAAGTGACCAATGTGACACCAGGGACATTAAAAATGATGTTCAATGTACGTAATTCCACTAAAACTACACAACAAGAGGTTAAACTTCACATTGACAAATGTTTTGACGGCCTGGATTACAGTTTGGAATTAACGCAGGGTTCGTACCCGTTTGTAACGAAAAGAGATTCCAAGATCGTACAGAAGCTCACTTCAAGCATTAAAAATATTACGGGGGTGGAAACCAAATTCTCTACCGCCGGTGGTACGAGTGACGCCAGGTTTATGGGGGCTTATGGCATAGATGTGGTAGAGTTCGGTGTGATCAATGATACGATTCATGCACCCAATGAAAGGACATCCATCAAAGAAGTCGAAGCACTTTGTGCTGTGTTTAAAGATACAGTGAAACATTTTAATGAAGGATCGATATGA
- a CDS encoding thioredoxin family protein produces the protein MNKIVLSVVLLSSLLFSVEWSKDLETAFAVAKKEHKNIMVLVESENCRWCKKLKHRTLADEAVEKRLEKFVTVKVMREDAFAMSELPEVKGVPTIFFMNEDKVISDEILGYVDVEDIIYYINDIEKK, from the coding sequence ATGAACAAAATAGTATTAAGCGTTGTACTTCTCTCAAGTCTGCTCTTTTCCGTAGAATGGAGTAAAGACCTGGAGACAGCATTTGCTGTAGCAAAAAAAGAACATAAAAACATTATGGTCTTGGTAGAAAGTGAAAACTGCAGATGGTGTAAAAAACTAAAACACCGTACGCTGGCAGATGAAGCGGTAGAGAAGAGACTCGAAAAGTTTGTGACCGTCAAGGTCATGAGAGAAGATGCTTTTGCAATGTCTGAATTGCCGGAGGTCAAAGGTGTCCCTACGATTTTTTTTATGAATGAAGACAAGGTCATTTCAGATGAAATTCTGGGTTATGTGGATGTAGAGGATATTATCTATTATATCAATGATATAGAAAAAAAGTAG
- a CDS encoding thioredoxin family protein: MLKSQGIITAITWIGLLFSPACAEETVQTEKTTIFKGQKDETTQIVQHKAGTPLAYETLSWETDMDHAFERAKKEHKNVMIMVEDTRCKWCKNIKKGALSDPNVQDKLQSYILLRVQRSDKKTAARIEDFTGAIPSFYFMQPDQELFESVVGYFATEDFLSFLKGIEEENEVFDL; this comes from the coding sequence GTGTTAAAGAGTCAAGGCATCATCACAGCTATTACATGGATCGGGCTGCTCTTTTCTCCCGCCTGTGCTGAAGAAACAGTCCAAACAGAGAAGACCACTATTTTTAAAGGTCAAAAAGATGAAACGACCCAGATCGTGCAACACAAAGCAGGTACCCCTCTTGCCTATGAGACACTGAGTTGGGAAACAGATATGGATCATGCTTTTGAACGTGCCAAAAAAGAGCATAAAAATGTCATGATCATGGTAGAAGATACACGGTGTAAATGGTGTAAAAATATCAAAAAAGGTGCTTTGTCCGATCCAAATGTACAGGATAAACTGCAATCTTATATCTTGTTAAGAGTACAAAGATCAGACAAGAAGACCGCTGCACGTATTGAGGATTTCACCGGCGCGATCCCGAGTTTTTATTTTATGCAGCCGGACCAGGAACTGTTTGAATCGGTAGTGGGCTATTTTGCTACAGAGGATTTTTTAAGTTTTCTCAAGGGTATTGAAGAAGAGAATGAGGTCTTTGATCTATGA
- a CDS encoding sensor histidine kinase KdpD codes for MARLVTLAVFTGFVFSTLLYIFIPEADIAFVAIVLLISGFSVFIYAINRGARHMENELRLINTYLENLEKTEKIDYQAQFFTQEFEDINQNLIKVLDSAKKREDIKQRYNAKLKLKNRQRADMISAIAHEFRNPIASIMGYAQTLEEDKEIPQALQEKFLNKIYNNGVKIEALLSRLVLWNKFESGEATLHPSQFDLYTLAQEVTTSLEEKYPQREIVLQGRSYRVEADRTLLEIVLKNLIENALKYSKDEVVVTMDEGHISVIDKGAGISPSDIDKVTKKFYRSGTHSWDNSMGLGLSIVKRILALHGTELEIQSEEEKGSTFSFTL; via the coding sequence ATGGCAAGGCTCGTAACCCTGGCTGTTTTTACCGGATTTGTTTTTAGTACACTTTTGTATATCTTTATTCCTGAAGCCGATATTGCTTTTGTTGCTATAGTACTTTTGATATCAGGTTTCTCCGTATTTATTTATGCGATAAACCGCGGGGCAAGACACATGGAAAATGAACTCCGGCTTATCAATACATATTTGGAAAATCTTGAAAAAACAGAAAAGATAGACTATCAGGCACAATTTTTTACCCAAGAGTTTGAAGATATCAACCAGAACCTGATCAAAGTACTTGACAGTGCTAAGAAACGTGAAGATATCAAGCAGCGTTACAACGCAAAACTGAAGCTTAAAAATCGCCAGCGTGCAGATATGATCTCAGCCATCGCCCATGAGTTTCGTAACCCTATCGCTTCTATCATGGGATATGCCCAGACATTGGAGGAAGATAAAGAGATCCCTCAGGCATTGCAGGAAAAATTTTTAAATAAGATCTATAATAATGGTGTAAAAATTGAAGCACTCCTCAGCAGACTGGTACTCTGGAATAAGTTTGAGAGTGGTGAAGCCACACTGCATCCAAGTCAGTTTGACCTCTATACACTGGCACAGGAAGTGACAACATCTTTGGAAGAGAAGTACCCTCAAAGAGAGATCGTATTGCAGGGGCGTAGTTATAGGGTCGAAGCGGACCGTACACTTCTGGAGATCGTACTCAAAAACCTGATAGAAAATGCACTGAAGTATTCAAAAGATGAAGTTGTGGTCACAATGGATGAGGGACATATCTCGGTGATAGATAAAGGTGCAGGTATCTCTCCTTCGGATATTGACAAAGTCACTAAAAAGTTTTATCGTTCGGGTACACACAGCTGGGATAACTCTATGGGACTGGGGCTCTCCATCGTCAAGCGTATCCTCGCGTTACACGGTACGGAACTGGAGATCCAGAGTGAGGAGGAAAAGGGCTCTACCTTCTCTTTTACGCTTTAA
- a CDS encoding DsrE family protein, with translation MKKIILSLLLTLGILYAQEAPAKVVYDLTTKDLDNFELRILSAIVANKAHYESTLRELDVTVVIHGGSYKFFLKDPANSKYKDDKALLATYQSLGKRIQTLAETYDVEFLVCGVGLRKHDLEKKDVYDFVKVIPNTTIGLIDKQNEGYAYVPIWD, from the coding sequence ATGAAAAAAATTATCTTGAGTCTACTGCTCACTCTAGGCATACTCTACGCACAAGAAGCGCCTGCCAAAGTAGTGTACGATCTGACAACCAAAGATCTGGATAATTTTGAACTGCGTATTTTAAGTGCCATAGTCGCAAATAAAGCACATTATGAAAGTACTCTCCGCGAGCTTGATGTTACGGTTGTCATTCATGGCGGTAGCTACAAGTTCTTTCTAAAAGACCCTGCAAACAGTAAGTACAAAGATGACAAAGCATTACTTGCTACGTATCAATCACTTGGAAAACGTATTCAAACACTGGCCGAAACCTATGATGTAGAATTTTTGGTATGCGGGGTGGGCTTGAGGAAACATGATCTGGAAAAAAAAGATGTCTATGACTTTGTAAAGGTCATCCCCAATACAACGATAGGTTTGATAGACAAACAGAATGAAGGGTATGCCTACGTACCTATCTGGGATTAA
- a CDS encoding cache domain-containing protein: protein MRVKMKSCTPSKYISKIAAYITFGVLMILFISVFFFVKQSKEDRLISLGDQLVSDFRAGLDYEMADLLSLSLALSEDGELKNALTAGDESQGYRILSRITERFKKYTHVKTLRIQVLTPDFFIFARSWDEGYEGMPIWWFREDLASLDKNSQPKVGMETGRLLTLKATIPMRSGDKVLGYLEVIKFIDDFTLKLRKKGIELFALMDEKYLEQAELMRNFPLLNGYVISNQNYNQQYMDKIEMMDWDALLLNNYEYEDGILYLYEPMVNGAGKQIGIYLLCISKDVLKQYEKADQSVSVFTQFSDEDIKNVVDAWQTPHDSFRNAYDKELIGILPKLNDEDKKELEVEAKRILYGYSKDELIDIIVENKHNEKKSGTIK from the coding sequence ATGCGTGTAAAAATGAAATCATGTACACCTTCAAAGTACATCAGTAAAATAGCAGCCTATATTACTTTTGGTGTATTAATGATCCTTTTTATCTCTGTTTTCTTTTTTGTAAAACAGAGTAAAGAGGACAGGCTCATCAGTCTGGGTGATCAGTTGGTAAGTGATTTTAGAGCAGGACTTGACTATGAGATGGCCGATCTTCTCTCATTGTCCTTGGCCCTCTCTGAAGATGGTGAACTTAAAAATGCATTGACCGCAGGAGATGAGTCTCAAGGATATCGTATCTTGAGTAGGATCACAGAACGGTTTAAAAAATATACACATGTCAAAACCCTGCGTATCCAGGTACTCACCCCGGACTTTTTTATTTTTGCACGAAGTTGGGATGAAGGGTATGAGGGGATGCCTATCTGGTGGTTCAGAGAGGATCTGGCCTCACTGGATAAGAACAGCCAGCCAAAAGTAGGGATGGAAACGGGTAGACTACTGACTCTGAAGGCTACGATCCCTATGCGCAGCGGAGATAAGGTCCTGGGTTATCTAGAAGTGATCAAATTTATCGATGATTTTACACTGAAATTACGTAAAAAAGGTATCGAGCTTTTTGCACTGATGGATGAGAAATATCTGGAACAAGCTGAACTGATGCGAAATTTCCCTCTGTTAAATGGATATGTGATCTCCAATCAAAACTATAACCAACAGTACATGGATAAAATAGAAATGATGGACTGGGATGCTCTGTTGCTCAATAATTATGAATATGAAGATGGTATACTTTATTTATATGAACCGATGGTCAATGGAGCAGGAAAACAGATCGGAATATACCTTTTATGTATCTCGAAGGATGTATTGAAACAATATGAAAAGGCAGATCAAAGTGTGTCGGTCTTCACTCAGTTCTCAGATGAAGATATAAAAAATGTGGTAGATGCCTGGCAGACACCGCACGACAGTTTCCGTAACGCTTATGATAAGGAGCTCATAGGGATCTTGCCGAAGCTGAACGATGAAGATAAAAAAGAACTTGAAGTAGAAGCGAAACGTATACTCTATGGCTACAGCAAAGATGAACTTATTGATATCATTGTTGAAAATAAGCATAATGAGAAAAAGTCAGGGACGATAAAATGA
- a CDS encoding response regulator transcription factor, which translates to MKILILEDESILALSMSEFLEESGYEVECFTDSEAAYDAIYENVYDLLLLDVKVPGEKNGFEMLEELREDGNITPAIFITSLTDIDDLSRGYECGACDYIRKPFDLAELKFRVEQVMKVQCFASSEESIELPSGYSYDLKKMKLTFNGETVQLAKTEAKILELLIKKRGSVVSCEMFWEEVWGEWVDPANIRVQVGSLRKKLEKDFIKNVRGVGYSIDF; encoded by the coding sequence ATGAAAATACTAATTTTAGAAGATGAAAGCATACTTGCACTCAGTATGAGTGAATTTTTGGAAGAGAGCGGGTATGAGGTTGAATGTTTCACAGATTCTGAGGCAGCGTATGATGCGATTTACGAGAATGTGTATGATCTGCTGCTTCTGGATGTGAAAGTACCTGGTGAAAAAAACGGTTTTGAGATGTTGGAAGAGTTACGGGAAGATGGCAATATCACACCAGCTATTTTCATTACCTCGTTGACGGACATCGATGATCTGAGTCGGGGGTATGAGTGTGGTGCCTGTGATTATATACGGAAACCTTTTGACCTTGCAGAGCTTAAGTTTCGGGTAGAACAGGTGATGAAAGTACAATGTTTCGCTTCCTCAGAAGAGAGCATAGAACTGCCATCGGGGTATAGTTATGACCTTAAAAAGATGAAGCTTACTTTTAATGGAGAAACGGTACAACTTGCCAAGACAGAGGCAAAGATATTGGAACTTCTTATCAAAAAAAGAGGCTCTGTTGTAAGTTGTGAAATGTTTTGGGAAGAGGTATGGGGAGAGTGGGTGGACCCTGCAAATATTCGTGTACAGGTAGGCAGTTTACGTAAAAAACTTGAAAAAGATTTTATTAAAAATGTACGTGGTGTAGGGTATAGTATTGATTTTTAA
- a CDS encoding HAMP domain-containing sensor histidine kinase encodes MIFNTDDFARKYALIYTGILAVLLIAPLVVYMQLLLQIDEAKVKLSLESQAKKIITSMQQYQNEDQVYYFPRYKEYKAALYTDQYEEIFSNLEFEPLSFTEGFHQKRNRYYYVYPLPNGYYFGANYLLVSTVHTAYDIYFFAAMVMIAIVIALFIFSFLLLRNFSRPFEKLNMQLDNFIKDSMHEINTPLSIINLNSDLFASKYGENKYLLRMKSAAKTLATIYNDMDYLVKEGRVKYKKSTLDFGEFIQNRVDYFQEIANLKQIQLHTNILPGLTHTFSKTKLQRIVDNTISNAIKYSNDNSDVEVNVYMKDAHIVFEVRDHGVGIKDTSKIFSRYYRENEAKGGFGIGLNIVKKIIDEENILLEVDSKFGEGTRFRYTF; translated from the coding sequence TTGATTTTTAATACCGATGATTTTGCCCGTAAATATGCGCTTATCTATACCGGGATATTGGCTGTTCTGTTGATAGCACCGCTGGTGGTCTATATGCAGCTGCTTTTACAGATTGATGAAGCAAAAGTAAAACTTTCTCTTGAATCTCAGGCAAAGAAGATCATCACTTCCATGCAGCAGTACCAAAATGAAGATCAAGTCTACTATTTCCCACGCTATAAAGAGTATAAAGCGGCACTCTATACGGACCAGTATGAAGAGATATTTTCAAATTTAGAGTTTGAACCTTTGTCCTTTACGGAAGGGTTTCATCAAAAAAGAAACCGTTATTATTATGTCTATCCTCTTCCAAACGGTTATTATTTCGGTGCAAACTATCTATTGGTATCTACCGTACATACAGCCTATGATATTTACTTTTTTGCCGCGATGGTGATGATCGCTATTGTGATCGCTCTGTTCATATTTTCATTTTTATTACTGAGAAACTTTTCAAGGCCTTTCGAAAAACTCAATATGCAGCTTGATAATTTCATCAAAGATTCTATGCATGAGATCAATACACCTTTGAGTATCATTAACCTCAATTCGGATCTTTTTGCCAGTAAATATGGTGAAAATAAATATCTGTTACGTATGAAGTCTGCTGCCAAAACCCTTGCCACTATTTACAATGATATGGATTATCTTGTGAAAGAAGGGAGGGTCAAGTATAAAAAAAGCACCTTGGACTTTGGAGAATTTATCCAAAACAGAGTCGATTATTTTCAGGAAATAGCAAATCTCAAGCAGATACAGCTCCATACGAATATCCTTCCGGGACTCACACATACATTTTCAAAAACGAAACTGCAGCGTATTGTTGACAATACGATCTCCAATGCGATCAAATACAGTAATGACAATAGTGATGTTGAGGTCAATGTATATATGAAGGATGCACATATAGTCTTTGAAGTAAGAGATCATGGTGTCGGTATCAAGGATACCAGTAAAATATTTTCACGATACTATAGAGAAAATGAAGCCAAAGGTGGTTTTGGAATAGGGTTGAATATCGTAAAGAAAATTATTGATGAAGAGAATATTCTTTTAGAGGTCGATTCAAAATTTGGAGAAGGCACAAGATTCCGCTATACCTTTTAA